In Dendropsophus ebraccatus isolate aDenEbr1 unplaced genomic scaffold, aDenEbr1.pat pat_scaffold_2060_ctg1, whole genome shotgun sequence, a single genomic region encodes these proteins:
- the LOC138775786 gene encoding LOW QUALITY PROTEIN: pre-mRNA-processing-splicing factor 8-like (The sequence of the model RefSeq protein was modified relative to this genomic sequence to represent the inferred CDS: inserted 2 bases in 2 codons; deleted 2 bases in 2 codons; substituted 1 base at 1 genomic stop codon) — protein sequence MPEGIKHNKARTILQHLSEAWRCWKAHSLESQADWWTNTAHYNRERIRRGATVDKTVCKKNLGRLTRLYLKAEQERQHNYLKDGPYITAEEAVAVYTTTVHWLESRRFSPIPFPPLSYKHDTKLLILALERLKEAYSVKSRLNQSRXEELGLIEQAYDNPHEALSRIKRHLLTQRAFKEVGIEFMDLYSHLVPVYDVEPLEKITDAYLDQYLWYEADKRRLFPPWIKPADTEXPPLLVYKWCQGINNLQDVWDTTEGECNVMLESRFEKMYEKIDLTLLNRLLRLIVDHNIADYMTAKNNVVINYKDMNHTNSYGIIRGLQFASFIVQYYGLVMDLLVLGLHRASEMAGPPQMPNDFLSFQDVATESAHPIRLYCRYIDRIHIFFRFSADEARDLIQRYLTEHPDPNNENIVGYNNKKCWPRDARMRLMKHDVNLGRAVFWDIKNRLPRSVTTVQWENSFVSVYSKDNPNLLFNMCGFECRILPKCRTSYEEFTHKDGVWNLQNEVTKERTAQCFLRVDDESMQRFHNRVRQILMASGSTTFTKIVNKWNTALIGLMTYFREAVVNTQELLDLLVKCENKIQTRIKIGLNSKMPSRFPPVVFYTPKELGGLGMLSMGHVLIPQSDLRWSKQTDVGITHFRSGMSHEEDQLIPNLYRYNPAMGRASYDSXRVWAEYALKRQEAIAQNRRLTLEDLEDSWDRGIPRINTLFQKDRHTLAYDKGWRVRTDFKQYQVLKQNPFWWTHQRHDGKLWNLNNYRTDMIQALGGVEGILEHTLFKGTYFPTWEGLFWEKASGFEESMKWKKLTNAQRSGLNQIPNRRFTLWWSPTINRANVYVGFQVQLDLTGIFMHGKIPTLKISLIQIFRAHLWQKIHESIVMDLCQVFDQELDALEIETVQKETIHPRKSYKMNSSCADILLFASYKWNVSRPSLLADSKDVMDSTTTQKYWIDIQLRWGDYDSHDIERYARAKFLDYTTDNMSIYPSPTGVLIAIDLAYNLHSAYGNWFPGGKPLIQQAMAKIMKANPALYVLRERIRKGLQLYSSEPTEPYLSSQNYGELFSNQIIWFVDDTNVYRVTIHKTFEGNLTTKPINGAIFIFNPRTGQLFLKIIHTSVWAGQKRLGQLAKWKTAEEVAALIRSLPVEEQPKQIIVTRKGMLDPLEVHLLDFPNIVIKGSELQLPFQACLKVEKFGDLILKATEPQMVLFNLYDDWLKTISSYTAFSRLILILRALHVNNDRAKVILKPDKTTITEPHHIWPTLTDEEWIKVEVQLKDLILADYGKKNNVNVASLTQSEIRDIILGMEISAPSQQRQQIAEIEKQTKEQSQLTATQTRTVNKHGDEIITSTTSNYETQTFSSKTEWRVRAISAANLHLRTNHIYVSSDDIKETGYTYILPKNVLKKFICISDLRAQIAGYLYGVSPPDNPQVKEIRCIVMVPQWGTHQTVHLPSQLPQHEYLKEMEPLGWVHTQPNESPQLSPQDVTTHAKVMADNPAWDGEKTIIITCSFTPGSCTLTAYKLTPSGYEWGRQNTDKGNNPKGYLPSHYERVQMLLSDRFLGFFMVPAQGSWNYNFMGVRHDPNMKYELQLANPKEFYHEVHRPSHFLNFALLQEGEVYSADREDLYA from the exons ATGCCAGAAGGCATCAAACACAACAAAGCTAGAACCATCCTGCAGCACTTGAGTGAAGCCTGGAGATGTTGGAAAGCACATTCCTTGGAAA GCCAAGCTGACTGGTGGACAAATACTGCTCATTACAACAGAGAGCGCATTCGTCGTGGTGCAACTGTGGACAAAACCGTTTGCAAGAAGAATCTGGGTCGGCTGACACGGCTTTACCTAAAAGCAGAGCAAGAGAGACAGCACAACTACCTGAAG GATGGACCATACATCACAGCTGAAGAGGCTGTAGCCGTGTACACCACCACAGTCCACTGGCTGGAGAGTAGAAGGTTTTCTCCTATTCCATTCCCCCCTCTCTCATACAAGCATGATACCAAACTTCTCATCCTGGCTCTGGAGAGACTGAAGGAGGCATACAG TGTGAAGTCTCGTCTAAATCAATCCAGATGAGAAGAGTTGGGTTTAATTGAACAAGCTTATGACAATCCTCATGAAGCGTTGTCCAGGATCAAGCGTCACTTGCTCACACAA AGAGCCTTCAAAGAG GTGGGGATCGAATTCATGGATCTT TACAGCCATTTGGTCCCTGTTTATGATGTGGAGCCCCTTGAGAAGATCACAGATGCTTACCTGGATCAGTATCTCTGGTATGAAGCTGACAAAAGACGTCTCTTCCCTCCATGGATCAAACCTGCAGACACAG CACCTCCATTGCTTGTGTACAAATGGTGCCAAG GTATCAACAACTTGCAGGATGTGTGGGACACCACTGAAGGAGAATGCAATGTGATGCTGGAGTCACGGTTTGAGAAGATGTATGAAAAGATTGACTTGACACTGCTGAATCGTCTGCTACGTCTCATTGTGGATCACAACATTGCTGATTACATGACTGCAAAAAATAACGTGGTCATCAACTACAAA GACATGAATCACACCAACTCTTATGGCATCATTCGCGGTTTGCAATTTGCATCCTTCATTGTGCAATACTACGGGTTGGTGATGGACTTGTTAGTTCTGGGTTTGCATAGAGCCAGTGAGATGGCTGGCCCACCGCAGATGCCAAATGACTTCCTGAGCTTCCAAGATGTGGCTACAGAATCTGCTCATCCTATCCGCTTGTATTGCAGATACATTGATCGCATTCATATCTTTTTCCG GTTTTCTGCAGATGAGGCCAGAGATCTCATTCAGAGATACCTTACAGAACACCCTGATCCCAACAACGAGAACATTGTAGGCTACAATAATAAGAAATGTTGGCCAAGAGATGCAAGGATGCGGCTCATGAAGCATGATGTCAATCT TGGTCGTGCTGTGTTCTGGGACATTAAAAACCGTCTGCCTCGTTCTGTCACCACCGTACAGTGGGAAAACAGCTTTGTGTCTGTGTACAGCAAAGACAATCCCAATCTGTTGTTCAATATGTGTGGCTTTGAATGCCGAATCCTTCCCAAGTGTCGTACAAGCTATGAGGAATTCACTCATAAGGATGGGGTCTGGAATTTGCAGAATGAG GTCACTAAAGAGCGAACTGCTCAATGTTTCTTGCGGGTGGATGATGAATCTATGCAGAGATTCCACAACAGAGTTCGTCAGATTCTCATGGCTTCAGGTTCAACCACATTTACTAAG ATTGTAAACAAGTGGAACACAGCGTTGATTGGTCTCATGACTTACTTCCGCGAGGCTGTGGTAAATACTCAGGAGCTGCTTGATCTGCTGGTGAAATGCGAGAACAAAATTCAAACCAGAATAAAGATTGGTCTGAACTCCAAAATGCCTAGTCGTTTCCCACCTGTGGTCTTCTACACTCCCAAAGAACTTGGTGGTTTAGGGATGTTGTCTATGGGGCATGTGCTtatcccacaatctgacctcag GTGGTCAAAACAGACAGATGTTGGAATCACCCATTTCCGCTCTGGTATGAGTCATGAAGAGGACCAGCTGATTCCAAACTTGTATCGCTACAATCCAGCCATGGGGAGAGCGAGTTATGACT CAAGAGTTTGGGCTGAATATGCTCTGAAGAGGCAGGAAGCTATTGCTCAGAACAG ACGGCTTACCCTGGAAGACTTAGAGGATTCATGGGATAGGGGTATCCCACGTATTAACACACTCTTCCAGAAGGACAGACACACTTTGGCCTATGACAAAGGCTGGAGAGTCCGTACAGACTTCAAGCAGTACCAG GTATTGAAACAAAATCCATTCTGGTGGACACATCaaagacatgatggaaaactGTGGAATCTAAATAACTATCGTACAGACATGATCCAGGCCCTTGGAGGAGTGGAAGGCATCCTGGAGCATACATTGTTCAAAGGCACTTACTTCCCTACGTGGGAGGGTCTCTTCTG GGAAAAAGCTAGTGGCTTTGAAGAGTCTATGAAGTGGAAGAAACTGACCAACGCTCAGAGGTCTGGTCTGAATCAGATCCCGAACAGAAGATTTACTCTCTGGTGGTCACCAACAATCAACAGAGCCAAT GTGTATGTTGGATTCCAGGTGCAATTGGATTTGACTGGCATTTTCATGCATGGCAAGATTCCGACACTAAAGATCTCGCTGATTCAGATATTCCGAGCCCACTTGTGGCAGAAGATCCATGAAAGCATTGTCATGGATCTGTGTCAG GTTTTCGATCAAGAACTTGATGCATTGGAAATTGAAACTGTCCAAAAAGAAACAATCCACCCTAGGAAGTCATATAAGATGAATTCATCTTGCGCAGATATTTTGCTCTTTGCTTCCTACAAGTGGAATGTGTCCCgaccatctctgcttgctgattcAAA GGATGTAATGGACAGCACCACAACACAGAAATACTGGATTGATATTCAGTTGAGGTGGGGAGACTATGACTCTCATGATATTGAGCGATATGCTCGAGCAAAGTTCTTGGACTACACCACTGATAACATGAGTATTTACCCATCACCCACTGGTGTCCTGATTGCCATAGACTTGGCCTACAACCTCCATAG TGCTTATGGAAATTGGTTCCCTGGAGGGAAACCCTTGATACAGCAAGCAATGGCCAAGATCATGAAAGCCAACCCTGCCCTATATGTGCTGCGTGAGCGCATCCGTAAAGGATTGCAGTTGTATTCTTCTGAGCCAACTGAGCCGTACTTGTCCTCCCAGAACTATGGCGAGCTCTTCTCCAATCAGATCATCTGGTTTGTGGATGATACCAATGTGTACAGAGTAACCATTCACAAG ACCTTTGAAGGCAACTTGACGACAAAGCCGATCAATGGAGCAATTTTCATCTTTAACCCAAGGACTGGGCAGCTTTTCCTAAAAATTATTCACACATCTGTATGGGCAGGGCAGAAGCGATTGGGTCAG CTTGCCAAGTGGAAAACTGCAGAAGAAGTTGCTGCTTTGATCCGTTCCTTGCCTGTAGAGGAGCAGCCCAAGCAAATTATTGTTACCAGAAAGGGCATGTTGGATCCTCTTGAG GTACATTTACTGGACTTCCCTAACATCGTAATTAAAGGATCGGAGCTGCAGTTGCCTTTCCAAGCCTGTCTGAAGGTGGAGAAGTTTGGCGACCTGATATTGAAGGCCACAGAACCGCAGATGGTTCTCTTCAATCTAtatgatgattggctgaagacCATCTCATCATACACG GCATTCTCTCGACTGATTTTGATTCTGAGAGCGCTGCATGTGAATAATGACCGTGCAAAGGTGATCCTCAAACCAGACAAGACTACCATTACCGAGCCTCACCATATCTGGCCCACATTAACAGATGAGGAATGGATTAAGGTTGAAGTTCAGCTAAAGGATCTGATTTTGGCTGACTATGGCAAGAAGAACAA tgtcaATGTGGCTTCTTTAACACAGTCTGAGATTAGAGATATCATACTGGGTATGGAAATATCGGCCCCCTCACAGCAGAGGCAACAGATTGCAGAGATTGAGAAGCAGACAAAAGAACAGTCTCAGCTCACTGCAACCCAGACACGTACAGTCAACAAGCATGGAGATGAAATCATCACCTCCACCACCAGCAACTATGAAACCCAGACATTTTCTTCCAAGACAGAATGGCGTGTCAG AGCAATATCCGCTGCTAACCTTCACCTCCGAACCAACCATATCTATGTGTCATCTGATGATATCAAGGAGACTGGTTACACTTACATCTTGCCTAAGAATGTGTTAAAGAAATTCATCTGCATTTCTGACCTACGAGCTCAG ATTGCTGGTTATCTCTATGGAGTGAGCCCACCTGATAACCCTCAAGTGAAGGAAATCCGCTGCATTGTCATGGTGCCACAGTGGGGAACTCACCAGACTGTTCACTTGCCAAGTCAGCTGCCTCAACATGAGTATCTAAAG gaAATGGAGCcattaggatgggttcacacacagcCAAATGAGTCTCCTCAGCTGTCCCCCCAAGACGTCACCACTCACGCTAAAGTCATGGCAGACAATCCAGCTTGGGATGGAGAGAAAACTATCATTATAACATGCAG CTTCACTCCTGGATCCTGCACTCTGACTGCTTACAAACTTACACCCAGTGGTTATGAGTGGGGAAGACAGAACACTGACAAAGGAAACAACCCCAAAGGTTATCTACCTTCTCATTATGAAAGAGTGCAGATGCTGTTGTCTGATCGTTTCCTTGGTTTCTTCATGGTACCAGCTCAGGGATCTTGGAACTACAACTTCATGG GTGTGAGACATGATCCCAACATGAAGTATGAACTACAGCTTGCTAACCCCAAGGAATTTTACCATGAAGTTCATCGCCCATCACACTTCTTGAACTTCGCCTTGTTGCAGGAAGGGGAGGTGTACTCTGCTGACCGTGAAGACCTCTACGCATAG